A genomic segment from Elusimicrobiales bacterium encodes:
- a CDS encoding alpha/beta hydrolase, whose translation MHRNAPPATAEFRNPAALSGFIRHGGCRLYYEVCGQGRPLALLHGLAADLASWLPVKRLLAEHFTLILTDNRLSGRSSAGPSAVTAKTVARDLKTVLDGLGIKKAAVLGHSMGGYAAQEFAALFPKAVSALILESTAATASARDRALFAAWSETLSREGYTEQFWRCMFPWMLSPEIYAERPDFAEAAVKAASGYQYLPSPDKFARQAGLAAAFNGAGILKKIKAPALVISGERDILITPHESRALAAGIAKARFTLMRGAGHIPHLERPAAFCRLLSDFLARHP comes from the coding sequence ATGCACAGGAATGCCCCGCCAGCCACCGCCGAATTCCGCAATCCGGCTGCACTTTCCGGGTTTATCCGCCACGGCGGCTGCCGGCTCTATTATGAAGTCTGCGGACAGGGCAGGCCGCTGGCATTGCTGCACGGCCTTGCGGCGGATTTAGCCTCCTGGCTGCCGGTGAAGCGGCTGCTGGCGGAGCATTTCACTCTTATCCTGACCGATAACCGGCTTTCCGGCAGAAGCTCGGCGGGGCCGTCCGCCGTTACGGCAAAGACCGTTGCCCGCGACCTCAAGACGGTGCTGGACGGTCTTGGCATAAAAAAAGCGGCGGTGCTGGGCCATTCCATGGGCGGCTATGCCGCGCAGGAATTCGCGGCGTTGTTTCCGAAGGCGGTTTCCGCGCTGATTCTTGAGTCCACCGCAGCCACCGCCTCCGCGCGCGACAGGGCTTTGTTTGCCGCCTGGTCGGAAACGCTTTCGCGCGAAGGTTACACGGAACAGTTCTGGCGGTGCATGTTCCCCTGGATGCTGTCGCCTGAGATTTACGCGGAAAGGCCGGATTTCGCCGAGGCCGCCGTAAAGGCGGCCAGCGGCTATCAATACCTTCCCTCGCCGGATAAGTTCGCAAGGCAGGCCGGGCTTGCCGCCGCGTTCAACGGCGCGGGCATTCTGAAAAAGATAAAAGCCCCGGCTCTGGTCATCTCAGGGGAGCGGGATATTCTGATAACCCCGCATGAAAGCCGCGCGCTGGCCGCCGGCATCGCTAAAGCGCGTTTTACGCTTATGCGCGGGGCGGGGCATATTCCCCATCTGGAGCGTCCCGCCGCCTTCTGCCGGCTGCTGTCGGATTTCCTGGCAAGGCATCCCTGA
- the pstS gene encoding phosphate ABC transporter substrate-binding protein PstS, with protein MRKILVAAVAAAVCAAGARAADVITLNGAGATFPYPIYSKWFDDYHKLKPGVQINYQSIGSGGGIRQITERTVDFGATDGPMSDQQLADPKIKGKLLHIPTVMGAVVPVFNVAGVDSLNLSPETLAKVFLGEITRWNDPAIAKDNPSAALPGEAITVVHRSDGSGTSFCFTDYLSKVSRDWEKKAGKGASVNWPAGIGGKGNEGVSGLVKQTPGSIGYVELIYAEQNKLAHAAVKNAAGKFVKASVEAVTAAAAGVKMPSDFRVSIVNAKGEKAYPIATFTWLLVHQKNTGGAGAILKDFLLWMLDEGQKSAPALGYAPLPKQVAEKARKLASTVK; from the coding sequence ATGAGGAAAATACTTGTTGCGGCGGTTGCGGCGGCGGTATGCGCGGCGGGCGCGCGGGCGGCGGATGTGATAACGCTAAACGGGGCGGGGGCCACTTTCCCCTATCCCATATACTCCAAGTGGTTTGACGATTACCACAAGCTCAAACCCGGGGTGCAGATAAACTACCAGTCCATAGGCTCCGGCGGCGGCATACGGCAGATAACCGAGCGCACCGTGGACTTCGGCGCCACCGACGGCCCGATGAGCGACCAGCAGCTCGCCGATCCCAAAATCAAGGGCAAACTGCTGCATATCCCCACCGTGATGGGCGCGGTGGTGCCGGTGTTCAACGTGGCGGGGGTGGACAGCCTTAATCTTTCTCCCGAAACGCTGGCGAAAGTATTCCTTGGCGAAATAACCCGCTGGAACGACCCTGCCATCGCCAAAGACAATCCCTCCGCCGCCCTGCCCGGCGAGGCGATAACCGTGGTGCACCGCTCCGACGGTTCGGGGACCTCGTTCTGCTTTACAGACTATCTCTCCAAAGTCAGCAGGGACTGGGAAAAGAAAGCCGGCAAGGGCGCTTCCGTGAACTGGCCCGCCGGAATCGGCGGCAAGGGCAACGAGGGCGTTTCCGGCCTGGTCAAGCAGACGCCGGGCTCCATAGGCTATGTGGAACTGATATACGCGGAGCAGAACAAGCTGGCCCATGCCGCAGTCAAAAACGCGGCGGGAAAATTCGTCAAAGCCTCGGTGGAGGCGGTTACGGCTGCGGCGGCGGGTGTTAAAATGCCCTCTGACTTCAGGGTCTCCATTGTAAACGCCAAAGGCGAAAAGGCCTATCCCATAGCCACCTTCACCTGGCTGCTGGTGCATCAGAAAAATACCGGCGGCGCCGGCGCCATATTAAAGGACTTCCTGCTCTGGATGCTGGACGAAGGCCAAAAATCCGCCCCGGCGCTGGGATATGCGCCGCTGCCGAAACAGGTCGCGGAAAAAGCGCGCAAGCTGGCCTCCACAGTAAAATGA
- the pstB gene encoding phosphate ABC transporter ATP-binding protein PstB, with protein MTEKPIIEVCGLCAGYGAGPVIRDVNIAFNRRMVTAIIGPSGCGKSTLIRCLNRMHEEYPCATVSGSARLEGSDIFGMDPVLLRRDVGMVFQRPNPFPSMSVYRNVAAGPLLNGSAKGAELDEIVEASLRQAALWDEVKDVLRKPATDLSGGQQQRLCIARALAVKPRVLLLDEPCSALDPIATAKIEELLTELKKNLAIVIVTHNMQQAARVSDRTAFMLLGELVEFDVTDRVFTNPADSRTQDYITGRFG; from the coding sequence ATGACTGAAAAACCTATTATAGAAGTCTGCGGCCTTTGCGCCGGTTACGGCGCGGGGCCGGTTATACGGGATGTCAACATAGCCTTCAACAGGCGCATGGTTACAGCCATAATCGGGCCGTCGGGCTGCGGCAAGTCAACGCTGATACGCTGCCTCAACCGCATGCACGAGGAGTATCCGTGCGCCACGGTCTCCGGCAGCGCGAGGCTTGAGGGCTCGGATATTTTCGGCATGGACCCCGTGCTGCTGCGCCGCGACGTGGGCATGGTGTTCCAGCGGCCCAACCCGTTCCCGTCAATGTCGGTTTACCGCAATGTGGCGGCGGGGCCGCTGCTGAACGGCTCCGCCAAAGGCGCGGAGCTGGATGAAATCGTGGAAGCCAGCCTGCGCCAGGCCGCCCTGTGGGACGAGGTCAAAGACGTCCTGCGCAAGCCGGCCACCGATCTGTCCGGCGGGCAGCAGCAGCGGCTTTGCATAGCGCGCGCGCTGGCGGTAAAGCCCAGGGTGCTTCTGCTGGACGAGCCTTGCTCCGCCCTGGATCCCATAGCCACCGCCAAGATAGAGGAATTGCTGACCGAACTCAAAAAGAATCTCGCCATTGTCATAGTAACGCACAACATGCAGCAGGCGGCGCGGGTGTCGGACCGGACGGCGTTCATGCTGCTGGGCGAGCTGGTGGAGTTTGACGTTACGGACAGGGTGTTTACAAACCCGGCGGATTCGCGGACGCAGGATTATATAACCGGCAGATTCGGATAG
- the pstA gene encoding phosphate ABC transporter permease PstA yields MKKRKALNAAMAVLCGVCALISVLALFLILGYIVFKGIWAVNWDFITKLPKPVGETGGGIANAIAGSAKIVALAACMGAPVGVLGGIYLAEYGRGKTGAFIRYCSDILNGMPSIIIGIFVYTLLVLPMRRFSALSGSCALAVIMIPVVLRNTEEFLRLVPSPVREGGLALGLPRWKVTLRVVLPSAMRGIMTGVILSVSRIAGETAPLIFTAFGNRFWDNGFLQPMAALPLAIFTYAISPYEDWHRQAWASALILIALVLAGNIAARLIMRKI; encoded by the coding sequence ATGAAAAAACGCAAGGCGCTGAACGCGGCTATGGCGGTTTTATGCGGGGTGTGCGCCCTGATTTCCGTGCTGGCCTTGTTCCTTATTCTGGGCTACATCGTGTTCAAGGGCATCTGGGCCGTGAACTGGGATTTCATCACCAAACTGCCCAAACCGGTGGGCGAAACCGGCGGCGGCATTGCCAATGCCATAGCCGGTTCGGCAAAGATAGTGGCGCTGGCGGCCTGCATGGGCGCGCCGGTCGGCGTGCTGGGCGGAATCTACCTGGCCGAATACGGGCGCGGCAAGACGGGCGCTTTCATAAGATACTGCTCCGACATACTCAACGGAATGCCTTCCATAATAATAGGGATTTTCGTCTATACCCTGCTGGTGCTGCCGATGAGGCGGTTCAGCGCGCTCTCCGGCAGCTGCGCGCTGGCGGTGATAATGATACCGGTGGTGCTGCGCAACACCGAGGAGTTTTTGCGCCTTGTCCCCTCCCCGGTGCGGGAAGGGGGGCTTGCGCTTGGGCTGCCGCGCTGGAAAGTTACGCTGCGCGTGGTGCTGCCTTCGGCCATGCGCGGGATAATGACGGGGGTGATACTGTCGGTCTCGCGCATAGCGGGGGAGACTGCGCCGCTGATATTCACCGCTTTCGGCAACAGGTTCTGGGACAACGGATTTTTGCAGCCGATGGCGGCGCTGCCGCTGGCGATTTTCACCTACGCCATCTCGCCGTACGAGGATTGGCACCGCCAGGCCTGGGCCTCCGCGCTGATACTGATTGCGCTGGTGCTGGCCGGCAATATCGCCGCGCGGCTTATCATGCGAAAAATATGA
- a CDS encoding clostripain-related cysteine peptidase: MLNKVSKTAALCSAVIALCALSARAGGSFGLDKLSLKDMRQGRVALSDVATPQQSDGRTFTVNPKPLPAKDLTVMIFLNGKNNLEQIVSTHLDNMKQVGSTDKMNIVVEAGILSNKTVRRILITKGGETVYETQQADMGDYKEAGDFIRWSKAAFPAKKYIFIIWDHGIGYLDPKPKKGEMPDSRGISFDDDTKNYIRTSQMGEIFKIGGHVDIFAGNSCLTQMAEVAYTMKDGVDLIIGSEEVMSGMCFEYQKVLGWLAENSGASNEDFGKQMNVFYGEAYETCLWGVICPLKDKGGTLSSIRSDRLDALPGKLDAWAKAVQGGSEEEAVKYAMGSVIRFAIMPDKDNDKKLTPYADLGDFVLRVDSKAKSQAVHEQTEQLMNFIDTELVSSKIGVHSDKHGDDYSKTHGVAINMAMEAKPVPDNLKNAFEGKYSDLAFAKAGGWSQFVDWVSAVWNK; the protein is encoded by the coding sequence ATGCTCAACAAAGTCTCCAAGACGGCGGCATTATGCTCCGCCGTTATCGCATTGTGCGCGCTTTCGGCGCGCGCCGGCGGCAGCTTCGGACTGGACAAGCTGTCGCTCAAAGACATGAGGCAGGGCCGCGTGGCGCTGTCCGATGTCGCTACTCCGCAGCAGTCGGACGGCAGGACCTTCACCGTAAACCCCAAACCGCTTCCCGCCAAAGACCTTACGGTGATGATATTCCTCAACGGCAAGAACAACCTGGAGCAGATAGTCTCCACCCACCTCGACAACATGAAGCAGGTAGGCTCCACCGACAAGATGAATATCGTGGTAGAGGCCGGCATATTGTCCAATAAAACGGTTAGAAGAATACTAATCACCAAAGGCGGCGAGACGGTGTACGAAACCCAGCAGGCCGATATGGGCGATTACAAGGAAGCCGGCGATTTCATACGCTGGTCCAAGGCCGCCTTTCCCGCCAAGAAATACATTTTCATAATATGGGACCACGGCATCGGCTATCTGGACCCCAAGCCCAAGAAAGGCGAAATGCCGGACAGCAGAGGCATTTCCTTTGACGACGACACAAAAAACTATATCCGCACCAGCCAGATGGGCGAGATATTCAAAATCGGCGGACATGTTGACATTTTCGCCGGCAACTCCTGCCTGACCCAGATGGCCGAAGTCGCCTACACCATGAAAGACGGCGTGGACCTTATCATAGGCTCGGAAGAGGTGATGTCCGGCATGTGCTTTGAGTACCAGAAAGTTCTCGGCTGGCTGGCCGAAAACAGCGGCGCCAGCAACGAGGATTTCGGCAAGCAGATGAACGTCTTCTACGGCGAGGCTTACGAAACCTGCCTGTGGGGCGTCATCTGCCCGCTTAAAGACAAGGGCGGCACGTTGTCCTCCATCCGCTCCGACAGACTGGACGCGCTTCCGGGCAAGCTGGACGCCTGGGCCAAGGCCGTGCAGGGCGGCAGCGAGGAAGAGGCCGTCAAATACGCGATGGGCTCCGTCATCCGTTTCGCCATAATGCCGGACAAGGACAATGACAAAAAGCTCACCCCATACGCCGATCTGGGCGATTTCGTGCTGCGCGTGGATTCCAAGGCGAAAAGCCAGGCCGTCCATGAGCAGACCGAACAGCTTATGAACTTCATAGACACCGAGCTGGTGTCCAGCAAAATCGGCGTCCACTCCGACAAGCACGGAGACGATTACAGCAAGACCCACGGCGTCGCCATCAACATGGCGATGGAAGCCAAGCCCGTGCCGGACAACCTCAAGAATGCTTTTGAGGGCAAGTATTCCGACCTGGCTTTCGCCAAGGCGGGCGGCTGGTCGCAGTTTGTGGACTGGGTCTCGGCAGTCTGGAACAAATAA
- a CDS encoding glycosyltransferase: MKIEIAVPVLNEERELEPSILKMLSRLEGEEFYKRHDWKLIIADNGSSDGTSGIAAGLASRFPVRVGFVRVERAGVGLALKTCWGASRADIIGYFDLDIATDLRHVRQAVEAVELGCDLVYGTRLHRDSRVYGRSLWRETTSRVFNLLLRTYLGAKFSDGQCGFKFLKRSVYETLLGAGAQSDGWFFATELLMAAQRAGLRMCELPVDWTDSSDSRVNVIPLSLEYLKAMRALKRRVPAGKSRCPTANSGRGGYRSR; encoded by the coding sequence ATGAAAATAGAAATAGCCGTCCCCGTTCTTAACGAGGAAAGGGAACTGGAACCCAGCATTCTTAAAATGCTGTCCCGGCTGGAAGGCGAGGAATTTTACAAGCGCCATGACTGGAAGCTGATAATAGCCGACAACGGCTCCTCCGACGGCACGTCCGGGATAGCGGCGGGCCTTGCCTCGCGTTTTCCGGTGCGGGTCGGCTTTGTGCGGGTGGAGCGCGCGGGGGTGGGGCTTGCGCTGAAAACCTGCTGGGGCGCCTCCCGCGCCGATATAATCGGCTATTTCGACCTGGATATTGCCACGGACCTGCGCCATGTCCGCCAGGCGGTGGAGGCGGTAGAATTAGGCTGTGACCTGGTCTATGGCACGCGGCTGCACCGGGACAGCAGGGTATACGGGCGCAGCCTCTGGCGCGAGACAACATCCCGCGTTTTCAACCTGCTGCTAAGGACTTATCTGGGCGCGAAATTCTCGGACGGGCAGTGCGGCTTCAAATTCCTGAAACGCTCCGTCTATGAAACCCTGCTTGGCGCGGGCGCGCAAAGCGACGGCTGGTTTTTCGCCACCGAGCTGCTGATGGCCGCGCAGCGCGCCGGACTGCGCATGTGCGAGCTGCCGGTTGACTGGACCGACAGCAGCGACAGCCGCGTGAACGTAATCCCCCTCTCGCTGGAATACCTCAAAGCCATGCGCGCGCTAAAACGCCGCGTCCCCGCCGGCAAATCCCGCTGTCCAACTGCAAATTCAGGGCGGGGGGGTTATCGCTCCCGGTAG
- a CDS encoding acyl-CoA dehydrogenase family protein, producing MPALDTISRGLMLDSLREYAKRKIPFDLIRELDQKNEFPADILEEMYNHDILGIHLLLIPREHGGLGGSTVDIYRVCEALARIDLGIATSVFATFLGTDPLRVGGTEEQKSRWMRRIAQDNLLVAYGATEADAGSDLVNLRTRAEHVITDGKLSGYKITGNKQWISNGGVADLYTILALTPGGPSWFLVEKDAPGFSTDKHEDKHGIRLSNTAGLSLDEVVVPADRIIGGVEGQGLVQAQAVFGYTRLMVASFGLGCGCEAVETAIRYSQQRIQAGGPLSKKQGYTHKLIVPHMVKLEAARAFIHETALRLDGEEHGLQTEGAIGKYYATEAGNAAAEDSIQALGGYGYTRDFPVEKIKRDVKIACIYEGTSEIMEMTIYRGRWQEHLKSRGQFYIGMAAEMDALHSRQPDCGADSAALGLRALSVVLEECRAQRLTRHQHVTFKLGEIIAGAEVAAAFCRAAAAKEYNEGVRFDREAALAMSRVCARQTAFDTASQGMKLVLGAGTGNAEELSRAAGFAAIMDKTRGITDDMDLIAAKINETFRPK from the coding sequence ATGCCGGCTTTAGACACCATTTCCCGCGGGCTTATGCTGGACAGCCTCCGGGAATACGCAAAACGCAAAATCCCCTTTGACCTTATAAGGGAGCTGGACCAAAAAAACGAATTCCCCGCCGATATTCTGGAGGAGATGTATAACCACGACATACTGGGGATACATCTGCTGCTCATCCCGCGCGAGCATGGCGGGCTGGGCGGCTCCACGGTGGATATTTACAGGGTATGCGAGGCGCTGGCCCGCATTGACCTGGGCATAGCCACATCGGTTTTTGCCACATTCCTGGGAACCGACCCGCTGCGCGTCGGCGGCACCGAGGAGCAGAAAAGCCGCTGGATGCGCCGCATAGCGCAGGACAACCTGCTTGTCGCCTACGGCGCCACCGAGGCGGACGCGGGCAGCGACCTGGTCAATCTGCGCACCCGGGCCGAGCATGTCATCACGGACGGCAAACTCTCCGGCTACAAAATAACCGGCAACAAGCAATGGATTTCAAACGGCGGCGTGGCGGACCTCTACACCATACTGGCGCTGACGCCGGGCGGGCCGTCGTGGTTTCTGGTGGAAAAAGACGCGCCCGGCTTCTCCACCGACAAGCACGAGGACAAGCACGGCATACGGCTGTCCAATACGGCGGGCCTTTCTCTGGACGAGGTGGTGGTCCCGGCGGACCGGATTATCGGCGGGGTTGAGGGGCAGGGGCTTGTGCAGGCGCAGGCGGTGTTCGGATACACGCGGCTTATGGTGGCCTCCTTCGGGCTGGGCTGCGGCTGCGAGGCGGTGGAAACCGCAATCCGCTACAGCCAGCAGCGCATACAGGCCGGCGGGCCGCTTTCCAAAAAGCAGGGGTACACCCACAAGCTGATAGTGCCGCACATGGTGAAGCTGGAGGCCGCGCGCGCCTTCATCCACGAGACCGCGCTGCGCCTGGACGGCGAGGAGCACGGTTTGCAGACCGAGGGCGCAATCGGCAAATACTACGCCACCGAGGCCGGCAACGCCGCCGCCGAGGATTCCATTCAGGCTTTGGGCGGCTACGGCTACACCCGCGATTTCCCGGTGGAGAAAATCAAGCGCGACGTCAAAATCGCCTGCATTTACGAAGGCACCAGCGAGATAATGGAGATGACCATTTACCGGGGCCGCTGGCAGGAACATCTCAAGAGCCGGGGGCAATTTTATATCGGAATGGCCGCGGAGATGGACGCTCTCCACTCGCGGCAGCCGGACTGCGGCGCCGACAGCGCCGCGCTGGGGCTGCGCGCATTGTCGGTTGTGCTGGAGGAATGCCGCGCCCAGCGGCTTACCCGCCACCAGCATGTAACCTTCAAGCTGGGCGAAATAATAGCGGGGGCCGAGGTGGCCGCCGCCTTCTGCCGCGCCGCCGCCGCTAAGGAATACAACGAGGGCGTCCGTTTTGACAGGGAAGCCGCGCTGGCCATGTCGCGCGTCTGCGCGCGGCAGACGGCCTTTGACACCGCCTCCCAGGGCATGAAGCTGGTGCTTGGAGCCGGAACCGGCAATGCGGAAGAGCTGTCCCGCGCGGCGGGCTTTGCCGCCATAATGGACAAGACCCGCGGCATAACCGACGACATGGATTTAATCGCCGCCAAAATAAACGAAACGTTCAGGCCCAAATAA
- a CDS encoding electron transfer flavoprotein subunit beta/FixA family protein: MNITVCLKQVPDSTQVKVDPQTGTLIRAGVPSILNPYDHFALETALALKEKTGAQVTAITMGPPQAKSVLRLALALGADRAVLLCDRAFAGSDTWATSYALAKAVKKLGKTDVILCGMMAIDGDTAQTGPGIAQQLRLPQITFCESVSVTGRKLAARKLIDGGHEIAEANLPVLCTMVMPHGYAPAQPSFLKIAQSQEKPLESWTAADIGADENLTGLKGSPTRVDRVYAPPQRKRGEVFQGTSAELTEKLLAILEKENFISHD; the protein is encoded by the coding sequence ATGAATATCACAGTCTGCCTAAAGCAGGTGCCGGATTCGACGCAGGTCAAGGTTGACCCGCAGACGGGAACCCTCATCCGCGCCGGGGTGCCAAGCATACTAAACCCTTACGACCATTTCGCGCTGGAAACCGCGCTCGCGCTTAAAGAGAAAACCGGCGCGCAGGTAACCGCCATCACCATGGGGCCGCCACAGGCCAAATCGGTATTGCGGTTGGCGCTGGCGCTGGGCGCGGACCGCGCGGTGCTGCTGTGCGACCGGGCTTTTGCCGGCTCCGACACCTGGGCAACATCGTATGCGCTGGCAAAGGCCGTGAAAAAACTGGGCAAAACGGATGTCATCCTCTGCGGCATGATGGCCATAGACGGCGACACCGCCCAGACCGGCCCCGGCATCGCGCAGCAATTGCGGCTGCCGCAGATAACTTTCTGCGAATCCGTGTCCGTAACCGGCAGAAAGCTGGCCGCCCGGAAACTTATAGACGGCGGCCACGAGATAGCGGAGGCGAATCTTCCCGTGCTTTGCACCATGGTGATGCCGCACGGCTACGCGCCGGCGCAGCCGTCTTTCCTTAAAATCGCGCAGTCGCAGGAAAAGCCGCTGGAAAGCTGGACCGCCGCCGACATCGGCGCAGACGAAAATTTGACGGGCCTCAAAGGCTCGCCCACGCGGGTGGACAGGGTTTACGCCCCCCCGCAGCGCAAACGCGGCGAGGTGTTCCAGGGAACGTCCGCGGAACTGACGGAGAAGCTGCTGGCCATACTTGAAAAGGAGAATTTCATCAGCCATGATTGA
- the pstC gene encoding phosphate ABC transporter permease subunit PstC, with protein sequence MKTSGDKRFRLVLAACGLFVAALAVALAVELSVNSSMAWRKFGLSFVWGGAWDPVAERFGALPFIYGTLVSSLLGLAVALPLGLGAAVFLAEHAPRRLSAILCFFIEILAAIPSVIIGLMGIFVLVPAVRAAEPFLDRYLGFIPLFKGPPAGVGMLAAGLILALMMLPYITVITRELLLAVPRPLKEGMLALGSTRWEMLCKVSLPYAGSGITGAVFLALGRALGETMAVTMVIGNTPKISASLLAPSYTMAAVIANEMAEATSDLHLHSLVAVGLALFGITLAVNALARILVMKFETSGARI encoded by the coding sequence ATGAAAACATCCGGCGACAAACGGTTCCGTCTTGTCCTTGCGGCCTGCGGGCTGTTTGTCGCCGCGCTGGCGGTTGCGCTGGCGGTTGAGCTGTCGGTCAACTCCTCAATGGCGTGGCGCAAATTCGGGCTGTCTTTTGTATGGGGCGGCGCGTGGGACCCGGTGGCGGAGCGTTTCGGCGCGCTGCCTTTCATATACGGGACTCTGGTTTCCTCGCTGCTGGGGCTGGCTGTCGCGCTGCCGCTGGGGCTGGGCGCGGCGGTGTTTCTGGCGGAACACGCGCCACGCCGGCTTTCGGCGATATTGTGCTTTTTCATAGAGATACTGGCGGCCATACCCAGCGTCATAATCGGGCTGATGGGCATATTCGTGCTCGTGCCGGCGGTGCGCGCGGCGGAGCCGTTTCTGGACCGCTATCTGGGTTTTATCCCGCTGTTCAAAGGCCCGCCGGCGGGGGTGGGGATGCTGGCGGCGGGGTTGATACTGGCGCTTATGATGCTGCCGTATATAACGGTGATAACGCGGGAGCTGCTGCTTGCGGTTCCCCGTCCGCTGAAAGAGGGGATGCTGGCCCTGGGTTCCACGCGGTGGGAAATGTTGTGCAAAGTAAGCCTGCCGTATGCCGGTTCGGGCATCACGGGCGCGGTTTTTCTGGCATTGGGCCGCGCTTTGGGCGAGACCATGGCCGTAACAATGGTCATAGGCAACACGCCCAAAATCTCCGCCTCGCTGCTGGCGCCGTCTTATACGATGGCCGCCGTGATAGCCAACGAGATGGCGGAGGCGACCTCGGACCTGCACCTGCATTCCCTTGTGGCGGTGGGGCTGGCGCTTTTCGGCATCACCCTGGCGGTGAACGCGCTGGCTCGCATTCTGGTGATGAAGTTTGAAACGTCCGGGGCCAGAATATGA
- a CDS encoding ParB/Srx family N-terminal domain-containing protein, with the protein MRYIAAILLAALLPSRALCGGIEKCDMADLRPTQISVGMKEVKKKARKLAELGKQELRGFEKENPEPAVLGPKGKYYIVDHHHLARALFEAGADSTYCSIIADFSEYDKDAFWNEMSARRWVYPYDENGHLRPYSDIPKHIQGLKNDIYRSLAYFVRKAGGYDKSDRPFAEFRWADFFRSRISRGELEDDFDGSVEKAVELAHSPQARELPGYRER; encoded by the coding sequence ATGAGATATATAGCGGCAATACTACTGGCGGCGCTTCTCCCCTCCCGCGCGCTGTGCGGCGGCATTGAAAAATGCGACATGGCGGACCTGCGCCCTACGCAAATTTCAGTCGGCATGAAGGAAGTCAAAAAGAAGGCGCGCAAGCTGGCCGAACTGGGCAAACAAGAACTGCGCGGCTTTGAAAAGGAAAACCCGGAACCCGCAGTGCTGGGACCGAAAGGCAAATACTATATCGTGGACCACCATCATCTGGCCCGCGCGCTTTTTGAAGCCGGGGCGGATTCCACTTATTGCAGTATCATAGCGGATTTTTCGGAATACGATAAAGACGCCTTCTGGAACGAGATGTCCGCCAGGCGCTGGGTGTACCCGTACGATGAAAACGGACACCTGCGCCCCTATTCCGACATACCCAAACACATACAAGGGCTTAAAAACGACATTTACCGCAGCCTGGCCTATTTCGTGCGCAAGGCGGGCGGCTACGATAAAAGCGACAGGCCCTTCGCCGAATTCCGGTGGGCGGATTTTTTCAGAAGCCGCATTTCGCGCGGCGAGCTTGAGGATGATTTTGACGGCTCCGTGGAAAAAGCCGTGGAGCTTGCCCATTCCCCGCAGGCGCGGGAACTGCCGGGCTACCGGGAGCGATAA